The following DNA comes from Pirellulales bacterium.
GTGCTGGCCGCGTTGACGCCGTGGTGTGCGTTGGCCGAAGAGGGGGACGCTTCCGCTCCGTTCACTCTGCCGCTGCGCAGCCGTGTGGAGCTCTATCGCGGCAGTGGCGAGTGGCAGCCCGCGACGGTCGAACAACCTTTCTCACCAGGTGAGTCGGCCCTGCTTTTATGCGACATGTGGGACCGCCACTGGTGTCCGTCGGCGACGGCGCGTTGCGGCGAGTTGGCCGCCAAGATGGCGCCGTTGGTCGATGCGGCCCGAGCCGCGGGCGTGCTCATCATCCATGCCCCTTCCGACACGATGGATTTCTACCGCGACCATCCTGCGCGAAAGCGGGCGCTCGCCCAGGCGAAGATCGAGCTGCCCCCGGCGCGCGATCTTTCGGATCCCCCGCTGCCGATCGATGACTCGGACGGTGGCTGCGATGACGATCCCGCCCCCCAGATGTACAAGGCCTGGCAGCGTCAGCATCCGTTGATTTCGATCGCGGATGAAGATCTCATCAGCGACGACGGCGAGTTGGTCTACAGCCATCTCGAACGGCGCGGCGTCAAGCAACTTTTCGTGATGGGGGTCCACACGAACATGTGCGTGCTGGGCCGCTCGTTCGGCATTCGGCAGATGGCCCGCTGGGGCATGCCCTGCGTGCTGGTGCGCGATCTGACCGACACGATGTACGACCCGAAGGACCGGCCTTTCGTGACGCACAACGAGGGGACCGCCCTGGTGGTGGAGCATATCGAGCGTCATTGGTGCCCGTCGGTCGCGAGCGACGAACTGCTTCGCGCCTGCGGCATCGCCCCGGCAGAAACCCCTTGAAAATGGGCCGTTGGCCGCAGGGAGCCGGCGATCTGGTCAATTCGACAAACGATTTTCGTGCGTGGCAGCGCCAGCAAGCTGCCACGAAACGCAGGATCTGCTCGACACGAGAGAAACCGCAGTTAAGCTAGCCACCTGAGCCCCGGTCTGGGGCTGGACGCCCGCTCCTTCACGAGTCGCGCGATGAATCAACTCGTTCGCATGTTGGCCTTGGTCTGGATTGCAGGGTGCGTCGCCATCGGCGGCGGCATCGCGCAGGCCGAGGCGCCGTTCTTCGAAGAGCAAGCCCTCTTTGTCGCCGGCGAAGGGGGTTACAAGAGCTATCGCATCCCGTCGATCATCGTGGCGGCCGACGGATCGCTGTTGGCGTTTTGCGAAGCCCGCAAGAATGGTCCGGCCGACGACGGCGATATCGACCTGGTGATGCGACGCAGCACCGATCAGGGAAAAACCTGGTCCGAGATGCGCGTGATCGCCGACGACGGCGAGAACACGATCGGCAATCCCTGCCCCGTGCTCGATCGCACGACAGGCATCTTGTGGCTCCCCTACTGCCGCAACAACGATCAAGTGTTCGTCATGTCGAGTCCCGATCATGGCGCCACCTGGACGGCGCCGGTCGAGATTACATCCTCGGTGAAGCTCGACTCGTGGGATAAGTGGTACGCCACCGGACCGGGGCACGGCATTCAACTGGCCAGCGGCCGACTGTTGATTCCCTGCGATCACTACGACGAGGAAGAGAAGTATTCGCACATCATCTACAGCGACGACCACGGCGCCACCTGGAAGATCGGCGCCACGCTCGATCCGAAGACGAACGAGTGCGAGGCGGTCGAATGCGCCGACGGTTCGGTCTGCCTGAACATGCGCAGCTATCGCGGCAACCACTGCCGCGCCGTCGCCTGGAGCAAGGATGGCGGACTCACGTTCTCGCCGGCCGTCGATCAACCGGCGCTGGTCGAGCCGGTTTGCCAGGCGAGCATCGTGCGGCTGACGGACGACAAGCGCTTCCTGAAGAATCGCGTTCTGTTCAGCAATCCGCGTTCGAAGAAGCGTGAGAATCTGGCCGTGCGCATCAGCTACGACGAGTGTCAGAGTTGGACCGAGGGCAAGGTGCTGCACGAAGGCCCGAGCGCCTACAGCAACCTGGCGGTGACGAACGAGGGCACGATCCTCTGTCTCTACGAGCGCGGTCGCGAGAAGCCTTATGAAACGATCACGCTGGCACGCTTCGACATCGAGTGGCTCACCGACGGGGCCGATACGCTCATGCCCCGATAGGTCACGCCCCCGTGCGTGACACTTGAGTTGCTGGGCAAGCCAGCAGTGCCACACCATGCAAGCGTGCGTCACAGGATGAACTTGCTCAGGTCTTCGTCCTGGGCGACCGTCTCTAGGCGTTGCTTCACGTAGGCGGCGTTCACCTCGACCTTGCCCATCTGCATGTCGGGGGCTTCGAAGCTGAGCTCTTCGAGCAGGCGTTCCATGATCGTGTAGAGTCGGCGCGCGCCGATGTTCTGCGTCTTCTGGTTCAACTCGAAGGCGTAGCCGGCCAGCGCGTTCACGCCGTCGTCGCTGAAGGTGAGTTCGACCCCCTCGGTCGCGAGCAGCGCGGCGTATTGTTTGGTCAACGCTCCGCGCGGCTCGCGCAGGATGCGGATGAAATCATCCTGCGTGAGATCCTGCAACTCGACGCGGATGGGGAAACGCCCCTGCAGCTCGGGCATCAGCTCGCTGGGCTTATTGCGATGGAACGCGCCGGCCGCGATGAAGAGGATGTGATCGGTCTTCACGTGGCCGTAGCGCGTCTGCACGGTCGTCCCCTCGACAATCGGCAGCAGGTCGCGCTGCACCCCCTGGCGCGAGACATCGGCGCCGCGCCCCCCTTCGCTCGCCGTGATCTTGTCGATCTCGTCGAGGAAGATAATGCCGAGATTCTCCGCCAGCTCGATCGCCTTGGCGTTGACCTTGTCGGGGCTGATCAACGCGTCGCTCTCCTGCTCGAACAGCACGCGGCGCGCTTCGGCCACGCTCATCTCGTTGCGCGAGGTGTTCTTGGGCATGATCTTTTCGAACATGCCTTGCAGATCGAAGTCCATCTGCTCGACGCCCGCGCCGGTGAACAGCATGGGCACGCTCTTCTGCTCAAGGGTGATCTCGACGCGACGTTCATCGAGCTCCCCCGCCTCGAGCATGGCCCGCATCTTCTCGCGGGTGCGCTGATAGCGCTCGGCCGAGTCGGGGCTGTCGGGCGAGGCGTCGAAGCTGCGCGGCGGCGGCGACAGCAGGTCGAGCAGGCGGGCCTCGGCGCGGCGCTTCGCCTCTTCGGCGACGTGCTTGCGTTCTCCCTCGCGCACCAGCGCGATACCATTCTCGACCAGCTCGCGGATCATGCTCTCGACGTCGCGGCCGTAGTAGCCCACCTCGGTGAACTTGGTGGCCTCGACCTTGATGAAGGGCGCGCCGGTCAGCTTGGCCAGCCGCCGGGCGATCTCGGTCTTGCCGACGCCGGTGGGGCCGATCATGAGGATGTTTTTCGGGTTCACCTCGCCGCGCATGTCGTCTCCCAGCCGCTGGCGCCGCCAGCGATTGCGCACGGCGATCGCCACGGCGCGCTTGGCATCGTGCTGGCCGATGATATGCCGATCCAACTCGGCGACGATTTCACGGGGGGTCATGTCGCGCACGGCATCTCCTCGACGACAATGTTGCGATTCGTGTAGATGTCGATATCGGCGGCGATCTCGAGCGACTTGCGCACGATCTCGGCGGCCGACAGGTCCGAATGCGCGACGAGCGCCCGCGCGGCGGCGACGGCGTAGTTTCCCCCCGAGCCGATCCCCAGAATCCCGTCGGTCGGTTGAATCACATCTCCCGTCCCCGAGACCAGCAGCGTGTGGCGCGCATCGACCACGGTCAGTAGCGCCTCGAGCCGGCGCAGGGCGCGGTCGGTGCGCCAATCTTTTGCCAACTCGGTCGCCGCGCGTGGCACGTTCGCCGGGTAGTCCTTGAGCTTCGTCTCGAAGCGTTCGAGCAGGGCGAACGCATCGGCGCTGCTGCCGGCAAAGCCGACGAAGACTTCGCCACCGGCCAACTTACGGAGCTTGACCGTGTCGGACTTGATGACGGCGCTGCCGAGCGTCACCTGGCCGTCGCCACCGATGGCGACGCGACCTTGGTGTCGCACGCTCAGAATCGTCGTCGAGCGAATCTTGTTCTGGGGATCAGGCATGCTGCATTTCGATTTTGAGGGGTGCTATGAACTTGGTTCGCAGGGGGGCCGCGCTGCTGGGCAAGCCTGCAGCGCCACACGAGACACTCTCGAGTAGTTCGTTCGCGCTGCGAAGTGTCGCACGCGGCTCACGACAAGGAGTTCTTCGCCGGTCGTGCGTCATTCTCGCGAAATTCGCCTGCGGCGACCAGGGGCGTGCCGGGCGCCAGGGTGAGTCCTATACTTGGGTGGAAGCATCGCAACTCGTGATGGCAAAAGGCCCCTCGCGAACAGCCTGGTACTCGGATCGAGGTTCGGCAGCGTGGCAGTGCGCAGTAGTTCGACACGTGAGACGATCTCGATTCCCGCGCTCGATTGCCCGGAGGAGATGGCGCTGATCGAGCGCGGCCTGCGGCGTCTTGAGGGGTTGGGCGAGCTCGAGCCCGACTACCTGCGGCGGACGTTGCGCGTCGAGTTCGATCCGGCGCGCCTCGATGCCGCGACGCTCGTGGCCCGCGTGCGCGAGATCGGTTTCCCGGCCGAGGTGGCTAGCCAGACTTCCGCCGAACTGCCGCTAGTGACCAAACAGCCGCGCCGCACCTCTCTTTGGATCGGCGGGGCGTTGCTGCTGGCGGCGGTCGCCTGGCGATTGGCTGCCGGTGAGTCGGATGGGGTAGTGGCGACGCTCGCCATTGCCTCGACCATCGTTTCCGGAGCGCGCGTGGCCCAGGCCGGCTGGCGCGCCGTGCGGCTCTTGGCGCTCGACATGAATGCCCTCATGACGATCGCCGCCACCGGGGCGATTCTGACGGGCGATTACTTCGAAGCGGCCACGGCGATGTTGCTCTTCGGAGTGGCGCTGTGGCTCGAACGGGCCAGTCTCGACCGCGCGCGGCGCGCCGTGGGCACGTTGGCCGGGCTGGCGCCGGCGGTGGCGCATCGGCTCGAACCAGGGCCTGCCGACGACGTCGATCCGCGCAGCGTGCAGCCGGGCGACCTGCTGCTGGTGAAACCGGGCGAGCGGCTGCCCGCCGACGGCCGCATCGAGTCGGGCGAAACGACGATCAACCAGGCCCCCATCACCGGCGAAAGCAAACCGGTGGCGCGTCGCACGGGGGACGACGTTTTTGCCGGCACGCTCAATGGCGATGGTTCGCTCAAGGTGCGCGCCACGCGCCGCGCCGACGAGAGCGTGCTGGCCGAGATCGGACGCCTGGTCGAACAGGCACAAGCGGCTCGTTCGCCGACGGAACGCTTTGTCGATCAATTCGCGCGTCGCTATACGCCGGCCGTAATTGTGCTGGCCGTGCTCGTCGCCCTCGGGCCGGCATTGCTGGAATGGGTTGGTGTCTGGCCCGATGCCCTCGGCAGCGTCCGCCTGATCGATTGGATTCACCGCGGCCTGGTGTTGCTCGTCATCGCGTGTCCCTGCGCGCTGGTGATCTCGACGCCCGTCACCATTGTCTGTGGCCTGAATGCCGCAGCGCGGCGTGGAGTGCTCATTAAAGGGGGCGTGCATCTCGAGAGTGCCGGGCGTGTCGACAGCATCGCGCTCGACAAGACGGGCACCCTCACCATGGGGCGACCCGAGGTCATCCGGGTCGTCGCGCAGCCGGGCCATCGAGAAGAGGAGGTGCTGCGCGTCGCTGCCGCGCTCGAGGCGCACAGCGCGCACCCGCTGGCGGCAGGCATCGTGGCCGAGGCGAATCGCCGAGCAATACCGCTGGCAGAGCCGGCCGATTTCGCCGCCGAGCAGGGGCGTGGCGTGACGGGGAAGCTCGACGGCCAGCAGTTTTTTGTCGGCAGCCGGCGCTATCTCGTCGAACATGGCGGCGTGGACGAAGAGACCTTGTCGCGTGCCCTCGCCGAGGCCAACGGAGGCGACGATGGCCTCGCCGCCGTCCTGGTCGGCGCCAGCGCTGCCTTGTGGGGGATTGTCTTGATGCGCGACGCGCCACGGCGCGATGCCAAGGCGGCCATCGACAAGTTGCGCCGCCTGAAGATTCACCCCATCACGATGCTCACCGGCGACCATGCCGAAGTGGCCGCACGCGTGGCGCGCGAGTTGGGAATCGACGAAGTGCGCGCGGGCCTCCTGCCCGACGAGAAGCTGGCGGCCGTCCGCGAGCTGGCCGCCGCACGCCCTCACCTGGCGATGGTCGGCGACGGCGTCAACGACGCGCCGGCGCTCGCCGCGTCGCACCTGGGGATCGCCATGGGAGCGGAGGCCAGCGCCACGGCACTCGAGACGGCGGATGTCATCGTGATGACGCCCCATCTCGGCCGCGTGGCCGAGCTCTTCTCGCTCGGCCGACGTTGCCGCACGCTGCTGGCGCAGAACATCACGTTCGCGATCGCCATCAAGCTGCTCGTGCTGGTGCTGGCCGCCGTCGGCGTGGCCACCATGTGGATGGCCGTGGCCGCCGACGTGGGAGCCAGCCTCATCGTGATCTTCAACGGCATGCGGCTCTTGAATCACTCGACGTCAGAGTGATTCACCGCGAAGTCGCCAAGAGCGCGATGGGAACATGCGGAGGCGCGGAGGAATCTTCTGCCAGGTCACGCATCATCGCGCTCCTACGTCGTGGCGCCCGCGTTAATAAACCTTCTCCGCGTCTCCGCGTGAGAGCTTTTGGCCTCACTTTGATTGAAGCTGCTCGGCGTCGGAGTCGAACACGCGGACCTGCTTCCAGGTGGCCTTGTTCTCTTCGATGAACTTCAGGTGATCGGGGGCGACCTGGTACTTATCGTGCGCGGCGCGATCGGCGAAGATAACGTGCAGGCCGACGTCGAAGCCGCGGTCGTTTACTGGGCGGTCGAGATCCGACAGCGTGCCCACGGCGAAGAAGACGACTCCCTCGTGGTTCACGAGATACTTCTTGCACGCCGCGACCAGGGCCTCGACGTTTTGCGGCGAATTGTCGTTCAGCGTGAAGTAGACATTGTGGACCAGCAGCGGTCCCGCGGCTTTCGATCCGGCAGCCATCGCGCGATTCTCCTCGGCAGGTGAGATAAAGGTCCAGGCGACGCCCAGCGCCGCGGCCAAAATGGTCAGAGAGATCAAAGTCTTCATGGTGGCATCCGCAAGTGAGGTGATGGCAGTCTGCGCAGAGGGGGGCTCGACCGCCGCGCGGCGCCTTGCCCAGTGGGGCGAGACCACAGTCTGACATCCGGTCTGCCGCCGAGCAAGTCGCTCCCCAGGCGAGCGAAATGCGATCGTTCGTCGTCTGGCGCCACCAGCAGCTACACTTTTGCATGACGGTGGGCGTGCCAGCCGTGCCGGGTACTGCGTTCGAGGAATGACTTTCATGTTGGGTCGCGCTGCGCGCGTCTTCCACCTGCTGCGCCAGACGGTCAGCCAGTGGAACGACGACGATGGCAATTCGTTGGCGGCGGCCATGGCGTTCTACGCCGCCTTTTCCTTTTTTCCGCTGCTGCTCGTGCTCACCTCGGCGCTGGGCATGGCGCTGCGCGTCTCGGCCGAGGCCCAGAGCGCGCAGCGCGAGCTGGTGCAGATGATCGCCGAGAATACCTCACCTTGGCTCGGAGATCAGATCGAGCACATGCTGGCCGAGGTGCGCTTGCGGGCGCCGCTCGGGGGCCCGGTCGGGCTGGTCACCCTCTGCATCGGCGCGATCGGCATCTTCGCGCAGTGCGAGCGGGCCTTCGATCGCATCTGGAAAACGAACGCCAACTCCGATCACCACGGCTGGAAGGCAGCCGTGCGCAGCGCCCTGGTGACGCGGGTGCGGGCCTTCGTCATGTTGATCTCGAGCGGGCTGCTCGTCGTCGCGGTCTTTATCATCGGCGTGATCTTGTCGACGATCCGCACGATTGCCGTCGAATGGGCGGGCGAGCAGACGGCGTGGCACGGCACGCAACTACTCATCGGTTTGGCGATCAGCATGCTCTGCTTTTCGCTGATCTACAAGTTTCTGCCACGCACGAAGATTCGTTGGCGCGACGCCTGGATCGGCGCCATCGTCGCCGCGTCTGCCTGGCAGATCGGCCAGAGCCTGCTCGTTGCGCTGGTCATCGGCACGCGCTATACCGCGTACGGCATCATCGGCTCGTTCATCGCCATGATGATCTGGGCCTACTTCTCGAGCGCCATGCTGTTGCTGGGCGCCGAAATGGTCCATGTCCTGGGACAAAGCGCACGCGAACCGCGCGAA
Coding sequences within:
- a CDS encoding Dabb family protein — translated: MAAGSKAAGPLLVHNVYFTLNDNSPQNVEALVAACKKYLVNHEGVVFFAVGTLSDLDRPVNDRGFDVGLHVIFADRAAHDKYQVAPDHLKFIEENKATWKQVRVFDSDAEQLQSK
- a CDS encoding YihY/virulence factor BrkB family protein, producing the protein MLGRAARVFHLLRQTVSQWNDDDGNSLAAAMAFYAAFSFFPLLLVLTSALGMALRVSAEAQSAQRELVQMIAENTSPWLGDQIEHMLAEVRLRAPLGGPVGLVTLCIGAIGIFAQCERAFDRIWKTNANSDHHGWKAAVRSALVTRVRAFVMLISSGLLVVAVFIIGVILSTIRTIAVEWAGEQTAWHGTQLLIGLAISMLCFSLIYKFLPRTKIRWRDAWIGAIVAASAWQIGQSLLVALVIGTRYTAYGIIGSFIAMMIWAYFSSAMLLLGAEMVHVLGQSAREPRE
- a CDS encoding exo-alpha-sialidase, with the protein product MNQLVRMLALVWIAGCVAIGGGIAQAEAPFFEEQALFVAGEGGYKSYRIPSIIVAADGSLLAFCEARKNGPADDGDIDLVMRRSTDQGKTWSEMRVIADDGENTIGNPCPVLDRTTGILWLPYCRNNDQVFVMSSPDHGATWTAPVEITSSVKLDSWDKWYATGPGHGIQLASGRLLIPCDHYDEEEKYSHIIYSDDHGATWKIGATLDPKTNECEAVECADGSVCLNMRSYRGNHCRAVAWSKDGGLTFSPAVDQPALVEPVCQASIVRLTDDKRFLKNRVLFSNPRSKKRENLAVRISYDECQSWTEGKVLHEGPSAYSNLAVTNEGTILCLYERGREKPYETITLARFDIEWLTDGADTLMPR
- the hslU gene encoding ATP-dependent protease ATPase subunit HslU encodes the protein MTPREIVAELDRHIIGQHDAKRAVAIAVRNRWRRQRLGDDMRGEVNPKNILMIGPTGVGKTEIARRLAKLTGAPFIKVEATKFTEVGYYGRDVESMIRELVENGIALVREGERKHVAEEAKRRAEARLLDLLSPPPRSFDASPDSPDSAERYQRTREKMRAMLEAGELDERRVEITLEQKSVPMLFTGAGVEQMDFDLQGMFEKIMPKNTSRNEMSVAEARRVLFEQESDALISPDKVNAKAIELAENLGIIFLDEIDKITASEGGRGADVSRQGVQRDLLPIVEGTTVQTRYGHVKTDHILFIAAGAFHRNKPSELMPELQGRFPIRVELQDLTQDDFIRILREPRGALTKQYAALLATEGVELTFSDDGVNALAGYAFELNQKTQNIGARRLYTIMERLLEELSFEAPDMQMGKVEVNAAYVKQRLETVAQDEDLSKFIL
- a CDS encoding cation-translocating P-type ATPase yields the protein MAVRSSSTRETISIPALDCPEEMALIERGLRRLEGLGELEPDYLRRTLRVEFDPARLDAATLVARVREIGFPAEVASQTSAELPLVTKQPRRTSLWIGGALLLAAVAWRLAAGESDGVVATLAIASTIVSGARVAQAGWRAVRLLALDMNALMTIAATGAILTGDYFEAATAMLLFGVALWLERASLDRARRAVGTLAGLAPAVAHRLEPGPADDVDPRSVQPGDLLLVKPGERLPADGRIESGETTINQAPITGESKPVARRTGDDVFAGTLNGDGSLKVRATRRADESVLAEIGRLVEQAQAARSPTERFVDQFARRYTPAVIVLAVLVALGPALLEWVGVWPDALGSVRLIDWIHRGLVLLVIACPCALVISTPVTIVCGLNAAARRGVLIKGGVHLESAGRVDSIALDKTGTLTMGRPEVIRVVAQPGHREEEVLRVAAALEAHSAHPLAAGIVAEANRRAIPLAEPADFAAEQGRGVTGKLDGQQFFVGSRRYLVEHGGVDEETLSRALAEANGGDDGLAAVLVGASAALWGIVLMRDAPRRDAKAAIDKLRRLKIHPITMLTGDHAEVAARVARELGIDEVRAGLLPDEKLAAVRELAAARPHLAMVGDGVNDAPALAASHLGIAMGAEASATALETADVIVMTPHLGRVAELFSLGRRCRTLLAQNITFAIAIKLLVLVLAAVGVATMWMAVAADVGASLIVIFNGMRLLNHSTSE
- the hslV gene encoding ATP-dependent protease subunit HslV; this encodes MPDPQNKIRSTTILSVRHQGRVAIGGDGQVTLGSAVIKSDTVKLRKLAGGEVFVGFAGSSADAFALLERFETKLKDYPANVPRAATELAKDWRTDRALRRLEALLTVVDARHTLLVSGTGDVIQPTDGILGIGSGGNYAVAAARALVAHSDLSAAEIVRKSLEIAADIDIYTNRNIVVEEMPCAT